The proteins below are encoded in one region of uncultured Eubacteriales bacterium:
- a CDS encoding Restriction endonuclease BglII encodes MEIRDYIDADLLERFEFYNYNHAVEIITQAFPEEWKEIVECLRKLDIMTDDLRESGGNETSIPKKFDDVLYPYGWREIRISGDLHIKFFPRQADQRGRFSKEPFEEKVLEGYIDGHNIDFLKNRVAFDLEWNSKDQTFDRDLLAMRTYYDCDIVSAGIIITRSEELNDAFKTIYDFDKRDRTWKPILRKYGASTTWIGKLLYRLDSRRNGGCPVLAVGIKKKCISDWEDGYIDEHRARNGE; translated from the coding sequence ATGGAGATCAGAGATTATATCGACGCTGATTTGCTGGAGCGATTTGAATTTTATAACTACAACCATGCGGTGGAGATCATTACGCAGGCTTTCCCCGAGGAATGGAAAGAGATTGTCGAATGCCTGCGCAAGCTTGATATTATGACGGATGACCTTCGGGAGTCCGGCGGTAATGAGACAAGCATCCCAAAGAAATTTGATGATGTTCTTTATCCGTATGGATGGCGAGAAATTCGTATTTCGGGTGATTTACATATTAAGTTTTTCCCTCGGCAGGCCGATCAGCGCGGGCGCTTTTCCAAAGAACCCTTTGAGGAAAAAGTGTTGGAGGGATATATTGACGGCCACAATATCGACTTTTTGAAAAACAGGGTTGCCTTTGACTTGGAGTGGAACAGCAAAGACCAGACCTTTGACCGTGACCTGTTGGCAATGCGTACCTACTACGATTGTGATATAGTAAGCGCTGGCATTATCATCACGCGGTCGGAGGAATTGAATGATGCATTCAAGACCATTTATGATTTTGATAAGCGTGACCGCACATGGAAGCCCATTCTGCGGAAATATGGCGCAAGCACCACATGGATTGGCAAACTACTGTACCGCTTGGATTCAAGGCGAAATGGCGGTTGCCCGGTCTTGGCTGTTGGCATAAAGAAGAAGTGCATTTCGGACTGGGAGGATGGATATATTGATGAGCACAGGGCAAGAAACGGCGAATAA
- the rsmH gene encoding Ribosomal RNA small subunit methyltransferase H 1: MGNGEQLHKRRVRYQGTHPKTFGEKYKELAPEKYADTVAKILQKGNTPAGMHIPILVNEILEFLQVKPGQTGLDATLGYGGHSSELLKRLDGKGHLFALDIDPIEIVKTRERLGRMGYGPEILTIRQLNFADIDQLTAETGLLNFVLADLGVSSMQIDDPDRGFSFKKEGPLDLRLNPLKGVSAAQRLRGITREELEGMLVENADEPYAAKISKAIVNHIKRGGEVSTTTQLRGLIEEALAFLPAGERKEAVKKSCQRTFQALRIDVNSEFEVLGAFLEKLPHTLASGARVAILTFHSGEDRLVKQSFKQLLRDGVYSEIATEVIRPTAEECSRNSRARSTKMRWAIKA, from the coding sequence ATGGGCAACGGGGAGCAGCTCCACAAACGCCGCGTCCGCTATCAGGGAACCCACCCCAAGACGTTTGGGGAGAAATACAAGGAGCTCGCTCCTGAAAAATACGCAGATACCGTGGCAAAAATCCTGCAGAAGGGCAATACCCCCGCGGGAATGCACATCCCCATCTTAGTAAATGAAATACTGGAGTTCTTACAGGTTAAGCCCGGCCAAACCGGTCTCGACGCGACCTTGGGCTACGGCGGTCACTCGTCGGAGCTGCTCAAACGCCTGGATGGGAAGGGCCACCTATTCGCCCTGGACATAGACCCTATCGAGATCGTTAAAACCAGAGAGCGCCTAGGGCGGATGGGCTATGGGCCGGAGATCCTGACCATCAGGCAGCTGAACTTTGCGGACATTGACCAACTCACTGCCGAGACAGGGCTCTTGAACTTTGTATTGGCGGATTTGGGTGTCTCCTCAATGCAAATCGACGATCCCGACCGGGGATTCTCGTTTAAAAAGGAAGGCCCGCTAGATTTGCGTCTGAACCCACTAAAGGGCGTCTCCGCCGCCCAGCGGCTCCGGGGCATCACCCGTGAGGAACTGGAGGGCATGCTGGTTGAAAATGCGGACGAGCCCTATGCCGCCAAAATCTCCAAGGCCATCGTCAACCACATCAAGCGGGGCGGCGAAGTCTCCACGACAACTCAACTCCGGGGGCTCATCGAGGAGGCGCTCGCCTTTCTCCCGGCGGGCGAGCGGAAGGAGGCTGTCAAAAAGTCCTGCCAGCGAACCTTTCAGGCCCTGCGCATTGATGTGAACAGCGAATTCGAGGTGCTGGGCGCCTTTCTGGAAAAGCTTCCCCATACGCTCGCCAGCGGCGCGCGGGTCGCCATACTGACCTTCCACTCCGGAGAGGACCGGCTGGTCAAGCAGTCTTTTAAGCAGCTCCTGCGCGACGGCGTTTACAGCGAAATCGCCACCGAAGTTATCCGCCCCACCGCGGAGGAGTGCAGCCGCAACAGCCGCGCCCGGTCTACCAAAATGCGCTGGGCAATCAAGGCTTGA
- the guaA gene encoding GMP synthetase (glutamine aminotransferase) (Evidence 2a : Function of homologous gene experimentally demonstrated in an other organism; PubMedId : 2982857, 3894345, 8548458; Product type e : enzyme) has protein sequence MKHQLVIVLDFGGQYNQLIARRVRECGVYCEVKPYTTPLSELKAMEPIGFIFTGGPNSVYENAAPKVDGGIFDLGVPVLGICYGCQLMAQTLGGQVTAAQEDTAREYGKTLTYYDTSCKLFKGLPEQAISWMSHGDYMAKVPQGFSLAAHTDACPNAAIADEARGFYGVQYHPEVNHTEYGTAMLHNFLYEVCLAKGDWTMGDYLKTAVADIRAKVGEGKVLLALSGGVDSSVAAALLDRAVGKQLICVFVDHGLLRKDEGDEVEAIFGGREMSFIRVNAESRFLRKLAGEDEPERKRKIIGEEFIRVFEEEAKKIGKVDFLAQGTIYPDVIESGAGDAAVIKSHHNVGGLPDYVDFKEILEPLRLLFKDEVRQLGRELSLPEALVMRQPFPGPGLAIRVIGDLTKEKLDTLREADFIFREEIARAGLDGAIHQYFAVLTNMRSVGVMGDGRTYDYALALRGVTTSDFMTADWARIPYEVLDRVSSRIVNEVPGINRVLYDVTSKPPATIEFE, from the coding sequence ATGAAACATCAACTAGTCATCGTCCTGGACTTTGGCGGCCAGTATAACCAGCTCATCGCCCGCAGAGTGCGGGAGTGCGGCGTCTACTGCGAGGTCAAGCCCTACACGACGCCCCTCAGCGAGCTCAAAGCCATGGAGCCCATCGGTTTCATCTTCACCGGCGGGCCCAATAGCGTCTACGAAAACGCGGCCCCCAAGGTGGACGGCGGCATCTTCGACCTGGGCGTGCCCGTCCTGGGCATCTGCTACGGCTGCCAGCTCATGGCCCAAACTCTGGGCGGGCAGGTCACCGCCGCCCAGGAGGATACCGCCCGGGAGTACGGCAAGACCCTCACCTATTACGACACCTCCTGTAAGCTCTTCAAGGGCCTGCCCGAGCAGGCTATTTCCTGGATGAGCCACGGGGACTATATGGCGAAGGTACCGCAGGGTTTCTCCCTGGCGGCCCATACCGACGCCTGCCCCAATGCCGCCATCGCCGACGAGGCCAGGGGGTTCTACGGCGTGCAGTACCACCCGGAGGTAAACCACACGGAGTACGGCACCGCTATGCTCCATAACTTCCTCTATGAGGTCTGCCTCGCCAAGGGCGACTGGACTATGGGGGACTACCTCAAGACAGCCGTCGCTGATATCCGCGCCAAGGTGGGGGAGGGGAAAGTGCTCCTGGCCCTCTCCGGCGGAGTGGACTCCTCGGTGGCCGCGGCGCTCCTCGACCGGGCGGTGGGCAAGCAGCTCATCTGCGTCTTCGTGGACCACGGCCTCCTGCGCAAGGACGAGGGGGACGAGGTGGAGGCCATCTTCGGCGGGCGGGAGATGAGCTTTATCCGCGTGAACGCCGAGAGCCGTTTCCTCCGCAAGCTGGCGGGGGAGGATGAGCCGGAGCGCAAGCGCAAGATCATCGGCGAGGAGTTCATCCGTGTCTTCGAGGAGGAGGCCAAGAAGATCGGCAAAGTGGACTTCCTGGCCCAGGGCACCATCTACCCCGACGTAATCGAGTCGGGCGCGGGGGACGCCGCCGTCATCAAGAGCCACCACAACGTGGGGGGCCTGCCCGACTATGTGGACTTCAAAGAGATTTTAGAGCCCCTGCGCCTCCTCTTCAAGGACGAGGTGCGCCAGCTGGGCCGTGAGCTGAGTCTTCCCGAGGCGCTGGTCATGCGCCAGCCCTTCCCGGGACCGGGCCTCGCCATCCGCGTCATCGGGGACCTGACCAAGGAGAAACTGGACACGCTGCGGGAGGCCGACTTCATCTTCCGGGAGGAGATCGCCAGGGCGGGGCTGGACGGGGCCATCCATCAGTATTTCGCCGTCCTCACCAATATGCGCTCGGTGGGCGTCATGGGGGACGGGCGCACCTACGACTACGCCCTGGCTCTCCGGGGGGTCACCACCTCCGACTTTATGACGGCCGACTGGGCCCGCATCCCCTATGAGGTGCTGGACCGGGTCAGCTCCCGCATCGTCAACGAGGTCCCCGGCATCAACCGCGTCCTCTATGACGTGACCAGCAAGCCCCCGGCGACCATCGAATTTGAGTAA
- a CDS encoding Carbohydrate kinase, FGGY family protein — protein MIAIGLDIGTTTVSAVAIREDGRVLAARTLKNDAAMPGAAVWERIQDPKRILALAHGAVTELLELYPDAASLGVTGQMHGIIYLDAGGNPVSPLYTWLDGRGDLTEAGGRTYVQHLSQLTGYPMSTGFGLATHYYQVRNGLVPKEAVTFCTIADYAAMALAGNLTPLLDASNAASLGLFSLEERRFDCTALKKAGLDATMLPALTDEPRLGTGPLGLPVSVAIGDNQASYLGAAPGSTSHILVNVGTGSQFSARISRLTSCPGLEHRPFPLGGYLLVGSSLCGGRSYALLEQFFRQTAEMVTGTHIVSCYDAMEKLLDAAAETDDLPIVHTVFQGTRENPSLRGSIQGLSVDNLMPRSLTLGFLHGMTDELYGMYARYRDAAGQTGASTLIGSGNGLRRNPHLRRIIARRFCLPLELSQNEEEAACGAALFALTRFGH, from the coding sequence ATGATTGCAATCGGCCTTGATATCGGCACCACAACGGTGAGTGCCGTCGCCATCCGGGAGGATGGCCGTGTTCTGGCCGCCCGTACTCTGAAAAACGACGCCGCGATGCCGGGCGCGGCGGTCTGGGAGCGTATCCAGGACCCGAAGCGCATCCTGGCGCTGGCCCACGGCGCGGTGACGGAGCTGCTGGAGCTGTACCCGGATGCGGCGTCTCTCGGCGTCACCGGCCAGATGCACGGCATCATCTATTTAGACGCCGGTGGAAATCCTGTCAGCCCCCTCTACACCTGGCTGGATGGTCGGGGCGACCTGACCGAGGCCGGCGGGCGCACCTACGTCCAGCACCTGTCCCAGCTGACCGGCTATCCCATGTCTACCGGTTTTGGCCTTGCCACACACTATTATCAGGTCCGCAACGGCTTGGTGCCCAAGGAGGCCGTCACCTTCTGCACCATCGCCGACTACGCGGCCATGGCCTTGGCGGGCAATCTCACGCCCCTGCTGGATGCCAGCAACGCCGCCAGCCTGGGTCTTTTCTCTCTGGAGGAACGCCGCTTCGACTGTACGGCCCTGAAAAAAGCGGGCCTGGACGCCACCATGCTCCCCGCCCTGACCGATGAGCCCCGGCTTGGGACTGGGCCCTTGGGCCTCCCCGTGTCCGTTGCCATTGGCGACAACCAGGCAAGCTATCTGGGCGCCGCCCCAGGAAGCACCAGCCATATTTTAGTCAACGTGGGAACAGGCAGTCAGTTCTCCGCCCGCATCAGCCGCCTAACCTCCTGTCCCGGTCTGGAGCACCGCCCGTTCCCCCTGGGCGGCTATCTGCTGGTGGGCTCCTCCCTCTGCGGAGGGCGTTCCTACGCCCTGCTGGAGCAGTTTTTCCGCCAGACGGCAGAGATGGTGACAGGAACCCACATCGTCTCCTGCTATGACGCAATGGAAAAGCTGCTGGATGCGGCAGCCGAGACGGATGATCTTCCTATCGTACACACCGTTTTTCAAGGCACTCGGGAGAACCCCTCTCTTCGAGGCTCCATCCAGGGCCTCAGTGTGGACAACCTGATGCCCCGAAGCCTTACCCTTGGCTTCCTCCATGGCATGACTGACGAGCTTTATGGGATGTATGCGCGCTACCGGGACGCGGCTGGGCAAACCGGCGCTTCCACACTCATCGGCTCGGGCAACGGCCTGCGCCGCAACCCCCACCTCCGGCGTATCATAGCCCGGCGCTTCTGCCTCCCGCTTGAGCTCTCTCAAAACGAGGAGGAAGCTGCCTGCGGAGCGGCCCTCTTCGCGCTGACACGATTTGGGCACTAG
- the pflB gene encoding Pyruvate formate-lyase PflB3, translating into MYKFRPVSGRIQRMHQLVRDRVIHMDAERALIVTESYKRNEHMLPMLKRPTATYDICARMTIRVEDFELIVGNKARTFCGAAIYPEWEGTGWIPPMIQKGVWTRREDGCYHNPEGEELRLAIAAEDYEALLSIGDYWKGRTISATADAWKPQGYEELCSLGVCANDNIHKPLMMMSAGHLTAGFQKILTVGYAAIRKEAQDWLNAHINNLMGEDVERSLFYSAAVITCDAAEMLVSRYGAACREKAAQCGAAERKAELLRMAEGLEHIARYPVRTFWEACQAAALYQLFLGLDSKIPASSFGRFDQYTWPYLKADLDAGVLTIDQAQEIVDAFILKANCYYCPAHPAVAVITGIGNTYQHTTLGGVDPETGEDASNPVTYMAMESVGRLGLHDPTLSLRINKNTPEQLWDCALETSKLVGGLPLFQNDDVIIPGLMRELGFTLYDARNYALIGCQEITGSGNDYSACNGISPPYASIHYGVVLSMALNNGKNPFNQAQCSIETGYLYDMNSIEEVKAAFQKLAAYITKAQVSINNYTEYLTMYHAPLPALSISMEGCMEKGKDATWGGCKYTSYGGTATGLATVADSLTAIRYLCFDKKLVSVRELYDAVMANWEGYEALRQRVLHEAPHYGNNDPYADEMMKWVCDVYYDICKECYSANAKVFKAGLYSASDHVYQGYHTWATPDGRKTGEPMADATSPAQGRDKQGPTAVCASARCYDHSKFMDGMALNIRIHPSAVAREDGVAKLRDMTKAYLEQGGMEIQYNVVSAETMRSAQVDPQAYRNLVVRIAGYSAYFVELSRDCQNDIIRRTENML; encoded by the coding sequence ATGTACAAATTCAGGCCGGTGAGCGGGCGCATTCAGCGTATGCACCAGCTGGTCAGGGATCGGGTCATTCACATGGATGCCGAGCGGGCACTGATCGTCACGGAATCCTACAAAAGAAACGAGCACATGCTCCCCATGCTCAAGCGCCCCACGGCCACCTATGACATCTGCGCCCGGATGACCATCCGGGTGGAGGACTTTGAGCTCATCGTGGGCAACAAGGCCCGGACCTTCTGCGGCGCGGCCATTTACCCCGAGTGGGAGGGGACGGGCTGGATTCCGCCCATGATCCAGAAAGGAGTCTGGACGCGCAGGGAGGACGGCTGCTACCATAACCCGGAGGGGGAGGAGCTGCGTCTTGCCATCGCGGCCGAGGACTACGAGGCCCTGCTCTCCATCGGGGACTACTGGAAGGGGCGGACGATCTCCGCCACGGCGGACGCGTGGAAACCCCAGGGGTACGAGGAGCTGTGCAGCCTTGGGGTGTGCGCCAACGACAATATCCACAAGCCACTCATGATGATGTCGGCCGGGCACCTGACCGCCGGGTTTCAGAAGATCCTCACCGTGGGCTACGCCGCCATCCGGAAGGAGGCCCAGGACTGGCTGAACGCCCACATCAACAACCTCATGGGGGAGGACGTGGAGCGAAGCCTTTTTTACAGCGCGGCGGTCATCACCTGCGACGCGGCCGAGATGCTGGTAAGCCGCTACGGCGCGGCCTGCCGGGAGAAAGCCGCCCAATGCGGAGCTGCAGAGCGCAAGGCGGAGCTGCTGCGCATGGCGGAGGGGCTGGAGCACATCGCCCGGTATCCCGTGCGTACCTTCTGGGAGGCCTGCCAGGCGGCGGCGCTGTATCAGCTCTTCCTTGGGCTGGATTCCAAGATACCGGCATCCTCCTTCGGCCGTTTCGACCAGTATACCTGGCCCTACCTGAAGGCCGACCTGGACGCGGGGGTACTCACCATCGACCAGGCCCAGGAGATCGTGGACGCCTTCATCCTCAAGGCCAACTGCTATTACTGCCCGGCCCACCCGGCTGTCGCCGTCATCACCGGGATCGGAAACACCTATCAGCACACCACGCTGGGCGGCGTGGACCCGGAGACCGGGGAGGACGCCTCCAACCCCGTCACCTACATGGCGATGGAGAGCGTGGGGCGGCTGGGTCTCCACGACCCCACGCTCTCCCTGCGCATCAATAAAAATACGCCGGAGCAGCTGTGGGACTGCGCCCTGGAGACCTCCAAGCTGGTGGGGGGCCTGCCCCTCTTCCAAAACGACGACGTGATCATCCCCGGGCTCATGCGGGAGCTGGGGTTCACCCTGTACGACGCGCGCAATTACGCCCTCATCGGCTGCCAGGAGATCACCGGCTCGGGCAACGATTACTCGGCCTGCAACGGCATCTCGCCCCCCTACGCCTCCATCCACTACGGCGTGGTTTTGTCCATGGCCCTCAATAACGGGAAGAACCCCTTCAACCAGGCCCAGTGCAGTATCGAGACCGGGTACCTCTACGACATGAACTCCATCGAGGAGGTAAAAGCGGCCTTTCAAAAGCTGGCCGCCTACATTACCAAGGCCCAGGTATCCATCAACAACTATACCGAGTACCTGACCATGTACCACGCGCCCCTGCCCGCCCTGTCTATCTCCATGGAGGGGTGCATGGAGAAGGGGAAGGACGCCACCTGGGGCGGGTGCAAATACACCTCTTACGGCGGCACCGCCACGGGCCTTGCCACCGTGGCCGACTCCCTCACCGCGATCCGCTACCTGTGCTTTGACAAAAAGCTGGTGTCTGTCCGCGAGCTCTACGACGCGGTGATGGCCAACTGGGAGGGGTACGAGGCTCTGCGCCAGCGGGTGCTCCATGAGGCCCCCCACTACGGCAACAACGACCCCTACGCCGACGAGATGATGAAGTGGGTCTGCGACGTGTACTACGACATCTGCAAGGAGTGCTACAGCGCCAACGCCAAGGTTTTCAAGGCCGGGCTGTACAGCGCCTCCGACCACGTCTACCAGGGGTACCACACCTGGGCCACTCCGGATGGGCGCAAGACCGGAGAGCCCATGGCGGACGCCACCTCTCCCGCCCAGGGCAGGGACAAACAGGGACCCACCGCCGTCTGCGCCAGCGCCCGGTGCTACGATCACAGCAAATTCATGGACGGCATGGCCCTCAATATCCGCATCCACCCCTCCGCCGTTGCCCGGGAGGATGGCGTGGCCAAGCTGCGGGACATGACGAAGGCGTATCTGGAGCAGGGGGGTATGGAGATCCAGTACAACGTGGTCTCCGCCGAGACCATGCGCTCCGCCCAGGTGGACCCCCAGGCTTACCGCAACCTGGTGGTGCGCATTGCGGGGTACTCCGCCTACTTCGTGGAGCTCTCCCGGGACTGCCAGAACGATATCATCCGCAGGACGGAGAATATGCTGTAG
- a CDS encoding putative Hca operon transcriptional activator (Evidence 3 : Function proposed based on presence of conserved amino acid motif, structural feature or limited homology), producing MNILKMKYFIDVADHLSFTKAAQQNYVSQTAVSQQIAAVERELEVQLFLRDKGRVALTPAGEAFYQDCARILRHYDKAVSRAQRIQCENGGVITIGFLTACKMSYLHDIINRFHQSYPNTDIKLRQCSFEGLRQLMESGELDVALAPACNLASSEHIHIEMAAWRRMGLLVSRENPLAQYDEITVDQMKDQDFVMISPQFAGQVFGHMVSQRRKEGFEPHIVETADSSEILVMLVELNRGACFLPEKTTIYNHSLCKMLHISDNEDNFDLSIAWQKDDASPALSCFLDCLRDFFHNRYEAWADANQ from the coding sequence GTGAACATCCTCAAAATGAAATATTTTATCGACGTAGCCGACCATCTGAGCTTTACCAAGGCCGCCCAGCAAAATTATGTATCCCAGACCGCCGTCAGCCAGCAGATCGCAGCCGTGGAGCGGGAGCTGGAGGTCCAGCTCTTCCTGCGGGACAAGGGCCGGGTGGCTCTGACCCCCGCGGGCGAGGCCTTCTACCAGGACTGCGCGCGCATCCTGCGGCATTACGACAAGGCGGTCTCCCGCGCCCAGCGCATCCAGTGCGAGAACGGCGGCGTGATCACCATCGGTTTCCTCACCGCCTGCAAGATGAGCTACCTCCACGACATCATCAACCGTTTCCACCAGTCCTACCCCAACACCGACATCAAGCTCCGCCAGTGCTCCTTCGAGGGACTCCGCCAGCTGATGGAGTCCGGCGAGCTGGACGTGGCCCTGGCCCCCGCCTGCAATCTGGCCAGTAGCGAGCATATCCATATAGAGATGGCGGCCTGGCGCAGGATGGGCCTCCTGGTCTCCAGGGAAAATCCCCTTGCCCAGTATGACGAGATCACCGTGGACCAGATGAAGGACCAGGATTTCGTTATGATCTCACCCCAGTTTGCCGGACAGGTCTTCGGCCATATGGTCTCCCAGCGCCGGAAAGAGGGCTTTGAACCTCATATCGTGGAGACCGCCGACTCCTCCGAAATCCTGGTCATGCTGGTAGAGCTCAACCGGGGCGCCTGTTTCCTGCCCGAGAAGACCACCATCTATAACCACAGCCTATGCAAGATGCTCCATATCTCCGACAACGAGGATAACTTCGACCTCTCCATCGCCTGGCAAAAGGACGACGCCAGCCCCGCACTCTCCTGTTTCCTGGACTGCCTGCGGGACTTTTTCCACAACAGGTACGAGGCCTGGGCCGATGCCAATCAATAG
- a CDS encoding putative Helix-turn-helix (Evidence 3 : Function proposed based on presence of conserved amino acid motif, structural feature or limited homology), which translates to MTVGEKIKIARSLKGITQKELGYLVGLPDVRIRQYETDARTPKEGMLREIASSLGVSYSFFVSHNIESLNDVMHVMFEVEHTFGVHIEKVERPGKPVAYAVLFEDTGLNERLKKWHEQGQLRLSNKGENEEMDYLSWETNFPESMN; encoded by the coding sequence ATGACAGTTGGAGAAAAAATAAAAATAGCCCGTTCCTTAAAAGGCATCACCCAAAAGGAACTTGGCTATTTGGTAGGTCTACCTGATGTGCGCATCCGCCAATACGAGACAGACGCGCGTACCCCAAAAGAAGGGATGCTTAGAGAAATCGCTTCCTCCTTGGGAGTCTCCTATTCTTTCTTTGTTTCACACAACATCGAATCTTTGAATGATGTGATGCACGTAATGTTTGAAGTAGAGCACACCTTTGGCGTGCATATTGAAAAGGTTGAAAGGCCGGGAAAACCAGTAGCTTATGCTGTATTATTTGAAGATACAGGCTTGAATGAGCGGTTAAAGAAATGGCATGAACAAGGGCAACTCAGATTAAGCAATAAGGGTGAAAACGAAGAGATGGATTATCTTTCATGGGAGACAAATTTTCCGGAAAGCATGAATTAG
- a CDS encoding MT-A70 family protein has protein sequence MSTGQETANNLLRFCGEKKYAAVYADPPWRFQNRTGKVAPENKKLNRYSTMELEEIKALPVGEVAAEKSHLYLWVPNALLPDGLEVMKAWGFEYKGNIIWEKVRKDGEPDGRGVGFYFRNVTEILLFGIRGGSNRTLAPARSQVNLIRTQKREHSRKPDEIIPIIESCSSGPYLELFARGDRKNWDMWGNQATAEYEPTWNTYKNHTTKEAPNGVSGPPPET, from the coding sequence ATGAGCACAGGGCAAGAAACGGCGAATAATCTTCTGCGATTTTGCGGGGAAAAGAAGTACGCTGCGGTTTATGCAGATCCCCCTTGGCGCTTTCAAAACCGTACCGGCAAAGTTGCACCTGAAAATAAAAAGCTCAATCGCTATTCAACGATGGAACTGGAAGAAATAAAAGCGCTACCCGTTGGGGAAGTTGCGGCAGAGAAAAGCCATCTCTACCTTTGGGTTCCAAATGCGCTTCTTCCCGATGGGCTTGAAGTTATGAAGGCATGGGGCTTTGAATACAAGGGAAATATCATCTGGGAAAAAGTCCGCAAAGATGGAGAGCCGGACGGACGAGGTGTAGGGTTTTATTTCCGTAATGTCACAGAAATTCTTCTGTTTGGCATTCGTGGCGGAAGCAATCGCACCTTGGCACCGGCTCGCTCGCAGGTGAATTTGATTCGCACTCAGAAGCGTGAGCATTCCAGAAAGCCGGATGAAATCATTCCAATCATTGAGAGCTGTTCTTCCGGTCCATATCTTGAACTGTTCGCACGCGGAGACCGCAAGAATTGGGATATGTGGGGCAATCAGGCGACCGCTGAATATGAACCCACATGGAACACATATAAGAACCATACCACCAAAGAAGCCCCGAATGGTGTATCCGGCCCACCTCCTGAAACATAA
- a CDS encoding conserved hypothetical protein (Evidence 4 : Homologs of previously reported genes of unknown function) — protein MDAEIGLEVPKVFWKYYDKYRRNEISLSEFSKRTGLSITKIKVYLGAL, from the coding sequence ATGGATGCAGAAATTGGATTAGAAGTTCCAAAAGTGTTTTGGAAATATTATGATAAATACAGAAGAAATGAAATCTCGTTGAGCGAGTTTTCAAAGCGTACTGGGTTGAGCATTACAAAAATCAAAGTGTATTTGGGGGCACTGTAA